The window CCGAGTTCGGCCACATCCGGCTGGAGCACCAGCGCGAGCTGAAGCGCCGGGTGATCGAGGATGCGCTGCAGCGGCAGGCGAAGCTCTCGCCCGAGGCCATCGCGTCGGTCGGCCCGGACGGCCGTCCCCTCCGCGTCGAGCCCGTCACCGGGGAGACGGAGGACGGCACCGGATGGCGCACCCGCGTCCGCCTCCAGGTCGACGACCGCGGGCGCATCGGCCCGTTCGCCCCGCGCTCGCACACCGTCGTCCCCGTGGAGGACCTCCCGCTCGCCACCGCGCTCGTGCAGGAGGCGACGCCGTTCGGCCAGCTCTTCCCGGGCGCCGAGTCGGTGGATGTGGTGGCCACCGGTCTCGGAACGTCGCATGTGCTCGTCAACGAGGCGGCGCCGCGCGCCGGCGGGCGCGGTCAGCGCTCCCGCGGACGCGCCGGAGGGCCGCAGAAACGGCAGCCCCGTCCGCGCCGCCGGCCGGTCCCTATCCGCGAGCGGGTCGGCGACCGCGAGTTCCGCCTGGACGCCCGGGGGTTCTGGCAGGTGCACCGCGAGGCCGCCCGCACGCTGACGGAGGCCGTGCAGTCCGCCGTCGACGAGGCGCTCTTCGACCCGCGCGCGGCCAACCTCGACCTCTATGGTGGCGTCGGCCTGCTGGCCGCGGCCCTCGGAGACCGGTTCGGGTCGACGCTGCGCATCACCTCCGTCGAGAGCGACGAGGCGGCGACCGACGACGCGGCCGACAACCTGGCCGAGTGGGTCGGCGCGCAGGCGCTGACCGACCGCGTGGAGCGCTACGTGACTCGCCTCGCCGCCGACGCCTCGGCCTCCGAGCGGGGCCGGCTGCGGGCGGCGACCGTCGTCCTCGACCCTCCGCGCTCCGGAGCGGGCCGCGAGGTCGTCGACGCGATCGCATCCCTCGATCCGGCGCAGATCGTGTACGTCGCCTGCGACCCCGTCGCGCTCGCCCGCGACCTCGCGTTCTTCGACGGCCACGGCTACGGGATGCGGGGGATGCGGGCCTTCGATCTCTTCCCGAACACGCACCATGTGGAGGCCGTCGCCACGCTGACGCGCTGACGCGCTGACCGATCAAATGCATTCACCCCCTACGATGGTCAGCATGGTGCGGGTGGCAATCGTCGACGATCACGAATCTGTGCGTCTGGGGCTGAAGGCGGCCTGTCAGGACGCCGGCTACGAGGTCGTCCTGACGGCGGCCACGGTCGACGACTTCGTCGCCCAGCTGGGCTCGCAGGAGTGCGACGTCGTGGTGCTCGACCTGTCGCTCGGCGACGGCTCGAAGGTCACCGACAACGTCAAGCGCGCGCAGGCGACCGGCGCCGCCGTGCTCGTGCACAGCATCGCCGACCGTGTCGCCAGCGTCCGGGAGGCGCTCGCCGCGGGCGCCGCCGGCGTCATCCCCAAGTCGTCCCCGACGACCACCGTCATCAGCGCGATCGCGACCGTGGCCCGCGGGGATGTGCTCAACAACCTGGAGTGGGCGACCGCGATCGACGCGGACAGCGACTTCGCGAAAGCGCAGCTCGGCCGGCGCGAGCGGGATGTGCTGCACTTGTACGCCTCCGGCCTCCCGCTGAAGGCGGTGGCCGCGCAGCTCGGCATCGCGAACTCCACCGCACGCGAGTACCTCGACCGCATCCGCGTGAAGTACGTCGAGGTGGGGCGCCCGGCGCCCACCAAGGTGGACCTGCTGCGGCGCGCGGTGGAGGACGGCATCCTTCCGGGACTCGATCCCGAGACCGGCAATGAGCGCCCCTAGCGGGGTCCGCCCCGGGCTGCCGCTGGAGGCGGCGAAGCCCAGGAACCCCCTCAGCCGCGCTCGGATCGAGCGCATCTCCGACCGCACGGTGTCGGCGTTCGGCCTCGTCTTCGGGCTGCAGACGCTGCCCACCGCCCTGGGCCAGCTCAGTGATCTGCGCGAGCCGTGGGGCGGCGTGTGGATGATCGCCGTCTTCGGCGGCCTCGCCCTGACCGTGATCCTCGCTGTCATCCAGCGCGGCGTGAAGATCGCGATGGGCGTGCTGTCGATCGTCTACCTCGGCGCGATCGTCACCTGGCCCTTCCTGGTCGCGGACCCGGTCGCCTTCGGCACGGAGAAGCCGTGGGTCTGGTTCCTCTGCTCCGTGTTCACTGCGTTCGCCGCGGTGGCGTACCCGCTGTGGCTCGCCATCATCTACACGTTCGCCGCGCCGCTGGCCTACGGCATCGTGCGTGCGCTCCCCGCCGGCGGCGGCGCCGGGCTCGAGCTGGCCGCGCTCGACGCGATCTACGCCACCATCCTGGGCGGCGTCATCCTCGCCATCATCGCGATGATGCGCCAGGCGTCCAGCGCTGTGGACGCGGCGCAGAGCCAGGCGCTCGCGCGGTACGCGAACGCGGTCCGCCAGCACGCCACCGAGGTGGAGCGGGTGCAGGTGGATGCGATCGTGCACGACAGCGTCCTCACCACCCTGCTGTCAGCGGCCTCCGCCCGGACGCCGGAGCAGAAGGAGCTGGCGGCCGCGATGGCCGCCGACGCCATCGGCCACCTGCACGCCGCGGAGGCGGCGACGCCGGAGGACCAGTCCGCCGTCGGGCTCGACCGCCTCACCGAGAGGCTGGTGACCGCCGCGAACGCGTTCTCGTCGCCGTTCGACGTGGACGTGCACGACGTCGAGGTGCACACCCTGCCGGTGAACGTCGCGGAGGCGGTCTACTCCGCCACGGTCCAGGCGATGGTGAACAGCATGCAGCACGCCGGCGGCCCGGAGGTGCACCGCAGCGTGTCCATCCGCGGCGGAGGCCCCGCCGCGACGGTCGAGGTCGTCGTCCGCGACGACGGCCGCGGCTTCACCGAGTCGGAGGTCCCGGCCGAGCGACTGGGCCTGCGCATCAGCATCCGCGACCGCCTCGCGAAGATCGGCGGACGTGCCCGCATCGAGTCGGAGCCTGGCGCTGGGACCACGGTGACCATCCTCTGGCCCTCGGCCGACCAGTCCGTCCTCGGTTCCTCCTCGGTGGGTACCGGGA is drawn from Leifsonia shinshuensis and contains these coding sequences:
- a CDS encoding TRAM domain-containing protein encodes the protein MPEEDDGNRATNEVELDITNVAHGGVFVARHEGRVVFVPDTMPGERIRARIGDTSHDRFWRGELVEVLEASPERRPHVWPAAAADRPAAQRAGGAEFGHIRLEHQRELKRRVIEDALQRQAKLSPEAIASVGPDGRPLRVEPVTGETEDGTGWRTRVRLQVDDRGRIGPFAPRSHTVVPVEDLPLATALVQEATPFGQLFPGAESVDVVATGLGTSHVLVNEAAPRAGGRGQRSRGRAGGPQKRQPRPRRRPVPIRERVGDREFRLDARGFWQVHREAARTLTEAVQSAVDEALFDPRAANLDLYGGVGLLAAALGDRFGSTLRITSVESDEAATDDAADNLAEWVGAQALTDRVERYVTRLAADASASERGRLRAATVVLDPPRSGAGREVVDAIASLDPAQIVYVACDPVALARDLAFFDGHGYGMRGMRAFDLFPNTHHVEAVATLTR
- a CDS encoding ATP-binding protein yields the protein MSAPSGVRPGLPLEAAKPRNPLSRARIERISDRTVSAFGLVFGLQTLPTALGQLSDLREPWGGVWMIAVFGGLALTVILAVIQRGVKIAMGVLSIVYLGAIVTWPFLVADPVAFGTEKPWVWFLCSVFTAFAAVAYPLWLAIIYTFAAPLAYGIVRALPAGGGAGLELAALDAIYATILGGVILAIIAMMRQASSAVDAAQSQALARYANAVRQHATEVERVQVDAIVHDSVLTTLLSAASARTPEQKELAAAMAADAIGHLHAAEAATPEDQSAVGLDRLTERLVTAANAFSSPFDVDVHDVEVHTLPVNVAEAVYSATVQAMVNSMQHAGGPEVHRSVSIRGGGPAATVEVVVRDDGRGFTESEVPAERLGLRISIRDRLAKIGGRARIESEPGAGTTVTILWPSADQSVLGSSSVGTGMHEPVAAGGQEAAE
- a CDS encoding response regulator transcription factor; the protein is MVRVAIVDDHESVRLGLKAACQDAGYEVVLTAATVDDFVAQLGSQECDVVVLDLSLGDGSKVTDNVKRAQATGAAVLVHSIADRVASVREALAAGAAGVIPKSSPTTTVISAIATVARGDVLNNLEWATAIDADSDFAKAQLGRRERDVLHLYASGLPLKAVAAQLGIANSTAREYLDRIRVKYVEVGRPAPTKVDLLRRAVEDGILPGLDPETGNERP